The DNA sequence AATATGATGCCTTTAACTTTTATGAATATTGGAGAAACAAAGACCATTACCAAAGTTGGTGGAAAAAATGAAACAAGACAGTTTCTTGAGAAGCTTGGTTTTGTCGTGGGTGGAGAAGTAACAGTTGTTTCAGAGATAAACGGTAACATGATTGTAAATGTAAAAGAATCCAGAGTTGCCATCGGAAAAGATATGGCAGCCAAAATTATGGTATAAGGATACCGAAAAAACAGAA is a window from the Lachnospiraceae bacterium GAM79 genome containing:
- a CDS encoding ferrous iron transport protein A — protein: MMPLTFMNIGETKTITKVGGKNETRQFLEKLGFVVGGEVTVVSEINGNMIVNVKESRVAIGKDMAAKIMV